In Peromyscus eremicus chromosome X, PerEre_H2_v1, whole genome shotgun sequence, the sequence AAAAATTGATACTATTGAAATAATTACTGATAGGCAGTCTGGGAAGAAAAGAGGCTTTGGCTTTGTTACTTTTGATGACCATGATCCTGTGGAtaaaattgtattgcaaaaataTCACACCATCAATGGTCACAATGCAGAAGTTAGAAAGGCATTGTCTAGACAAGAAATGCAGGAGGTCCAAAGTTCAAGgagtggaagaggaggaaactTTGGTTTCGGGGATTCTCGTGGTGGCGGCGGCAATTTTGGACCAGGACCAGGAAGCAACTTTAGGGGGGGATCTGATGGATATGGAAGTGGACGTGGATTTGGGGATGGCTATAATGGGTATGGAGGAGGACCTGGAGGTGGCAATTTTGGAGGTAGCCCTGGttatggaggaggaagaggaggatatGGTGGTGGAGGACCTGGATATGGCAACCAGGGTGGGGGCTACGGAGGTGGTTATGACAACTATGGAGGAGGAAATTATGGAAGTGGAAATTACAATGATTTTGGAAATTATAACCAGCAACCTTCTAACTATGGCCCAAAGAAGAGTGGAAACTTTGGTGGTAGCAGGAACATGGGAGGACCATATGGTGGAGGAAACTATGgtcctggaggaagtggaggaagtgGGGGCTATGGTGGGAGGAGCCGATACTGAGCTTCTTCCTACTTACCATGGGCTTCACTGTATAAATAGGAGAGGATGAGAGCCCAGAGGTAATAGAACAGCTTCAGGTTATCGAAATAACAATGTTAAGGAAACTCTTATCTCAGTCATGCATAAATATGCAGTGATATGGCAGAAGACAccagagcagatgcagagagccatttTGTGAATGGATTGGATTATTTAATAACATTACCTTACtgtggaggaaggattgtaaaaaaaatgcctttgagacagtttcttagctttttaattgttgtttcttTCTAGTGGTCTTTGTAAGAGTGTAGAAGCATTCCTTCTTTGATAATGTTAAATTTGTAAGTTTCAGGTGACATGTGAaaccttttttaagatttttctcaAAAGTTTTGAAAAGCTATTTGCCAGGATCATGGTGTAATAAGACATAacgtttttcctttaaaaatttaagtGCATGTGTAGAGTTAAGAAGCTGTTGTACATTtatgatttaataaaataattctaaaggaaaaaaaaagagtgaaagtaaggtatacagaaggaagaaaaagaaaaagcccagaggcaaaaggtaggtaggataatttaagttaagaaaactggctagaaacaagccaagctaaggcttggCATTCCTAAATAAGAATAAGACTCTgaatatgatttatttgggagctgggtggcagactcccacaaaagcaaagagtaaaaaaaaaaaaaaccaaacaacaacaaccagagGAAacagagtgatggcagaaagcagaaaggtatataaggcgtgaataCCAGTAACTAGTCTGGTTAaacttttggcctggttaagcttttaggcttttgagcagaacagttcagctgagattcattctagataaggactcagaggcttccagtctgaggaaacaggatcagctgaggaattggcaaggtgaggtggctgtggcttgttctgcttctctgatcttccagcactcaccccaataactggccttgagtttgtttttattaataagactctttaagattcatgctacaacagaGCTAGTCAGATGTGAATTGTATCTGTTGTaataaacatgtttaaaaaaaacaaaacaaacaaacaaatagccaCAACAACAGTCCTGTCTTGTCCAGAAGACACTTTTTCTCTGGTCTTCCctgatctctggctcttacaaccatTCTGTTCCCCTCACCTTGATGGTCTCTGAGTCTTGGGAGGATAGGGTATAATGCAGATTTATGgctaagtaaagaaaaaaattgagttcCTATCTGGGTAAAATTTCATTATGTGTGTCAAGAAAATTGCCTTAGCAGTACCCACTAGATTTATTTACAAAATGAATGCAATTTCAATTAAATCCTGATGAGaatatatgtaaatgtttatttaaaacacCTAAGACCAATCTTGTAGTTTCCTCTCTCCCACCAAAAAAATAGTCATCAGATTCAATAATTCCTCATCTTGGTAGATAACCAAAAAATTAGAAAGCAAAGATTCAAGTAGATACTTGCATCCCAATGACCATAGCAGCATTGTTTTGCAAGAGTCAAGAGATAGGAACAACCCAAATATCCACCAACAAATGAATGTATATGGTACATACAACAAAGGAATATTTTTCATCCTTAAAAGTAAAATCCCAATGCATGCTACAATATGGATAAATCTTGCTaatattatgctaagtgaaataagtcagataCAAGAGACAGCTCTCACATTGTTTCATTTGTATGTGGAACCAAGAGTAGGAAAATTCATAGGCATAGACTACAGAAAGTAGTCTAATGGCCAGTAGTTACTGAAGTAGAAGAAAGGGGGGTTATTGTGCAGTGGTAACAGAGATACAAATTGAGATGATGAGTAAGTTTTGGCAATGGATAATGGTGTGGTTATACATTAGTGTGAATATACTTAATACCACAAAATTGTACACTGAAAAATGGTTATAATAAATTTTTATCACATATATTTTATGTCAATAATAAATCATTTACTAGGACAGATTCTTTTTGTGTATAACCATAACCAGTATGCTCTTTGGTTATTTATGCACACATACTTTAAGGAAACAAATCTAACATAAAAACCAAACTGTAAGATACCAAAAGCAAACTGGGTGTGCTGAtacatgactgtaatcctagcacatggaagACTGAGCCAGGCgactaaggccagcctggtatacatgaaatcctgtctcaaaaggaaaactaaaaaatattcaggactggagagaaggctctgcAATTAAAAACAAGTACTGTTCTTGCACAGTGCCCAaattccattcctagcacccacaatgagtggctcacaactgcctattacttcagctccaggagattcaaaataaatcttaaagatgaTACTTAATGCAGTCAGTAGAAAAATTTAAGAatactttattaaaaattaagacaAGTGAGACTAGGTGTGTGGTTCCCCTGCCCTCCCATGTTTTGTGACTGAGTcttatgtagctgtggctggcttcaaactcactatatagctgaggctgggcttgaactcctgatcttcctgcctctacctcccaagtgctggaactacaggcatgcactgtcATGTTAGATTAAACAAGTCTACTTTTCCAATTGTGAATATTATGATACTTAAATACAGATCAAGTATTACCAGTCAAAATTCAGTATCTGATTTGAAGtgtaaaaaattacaaatatttagCCCCAAACAAGTAAAATACCTCAATGATTTGTTATATTAACAACCTGTTTAtaatatttttgctttgttttcattggTAGAcaccaaaaatttttctttccacTATGGAAGTTGAAGAAATTGGTAGGTAAAACTCAAATGTATAGAGTAAGATATTTTTCTTGGCACCCTAATCAAATTACtatatttaatgattttataaaattttctttaaaaatttttgtcatcattatcatcattgtgtgtgtgcTCCCCACCTTTCTAGCACCATTCAGTGCTCAACTGCAACCCAATGAGATTCTTTGAACTAGAACCTCCCAGCCGAAGCCTCTTCAAACTTCTCACTGTCAGAAGCCATGCAAGGTATTAAAATGACTATTGCTATCATATCTTTAAGTTTGGCTTGATAATGGAGTGCAACAACAGTAACTGCACAGTACAGCATTTATTCTCTATGACATTTGGTACCACACCTCTGGAAAAAATTATCTTAATGATATTTACTTTATACGCCAGTTTCAGAATTTGTGAAATGTTTTGTTAAGTAGCTAATAGAATCCCATGTTCAATTTCAGAACAATTTTATTGATGTGGATTTATGTATGTAagaatgtatataaataaaacagaggctggggaggttgctcagtggttgaATTATTTTCcaggagagaaggaaaactggagttcagatccccaaatcTGCTGGGTAGGCTTGGTGGTCCACCTGCAATTCTAGCCTCATAAAGAAGGATGAGACAAGATTTCCAGAGCAAGCTGACTAACAAGAACAGATGTATAAGAGATCCCTGTGTTTGATTGAGAGatcctccttttaaaaaaatacgtAGAGcagggcacggtggcacatgcctttaatcccagcacttgagaggcagaggcaggtagatctctgtaagttcaaggccagattggtctatatagtgagttccaggctgcatagtgagaccctgtcttaaaaaagaaaagaaaaagaagaaaaagaataacacAGGAAGAGCAGTTGAGAAAGATTTTTGACATTTGCCTCATGcttccacacacaaaaaaccacATGTGAACATCCTGTTAtgtgacaagacttttcctggggagatgcaataCACACATCTATTCACCCAAAACAGCGAGCCCAGAACAGACCAAAATATGGATACTTACTACCAAAGTCCAGTTTGGTGAACcgatgagttttattggggttacttacaggagtatgaaTGAAGGGTTagttacaggaacagaaatgactcaaagacagctgtattactaaagcccacccccatatgaatgacagctcacaaaagttgGGGTCCTGGAGCACATcgcacagcctgcaggcaactcaacaggttggagagtgtcatttccaggtgcctcagttggtctgaACCTCTGCCCAGGCAGCTTGGCTGTTTCTGCTTTTTCCAGGCAGCTGGTTTGATCTCAGAGTTGTCTTTGCACctcagcttgtctgagagtgaACCCCAGAAGTCTATATTGTTTACTCCAGAAGCAATGGGCCCACTGAATCTGGTGTGTTTCAGAGACTTCCTAAAgccattttgagttgtttatcttCTGTCTTAAGGAGTCCTTGGGAGGTAGAATGTTTCAATGTTGGAGGAAACTGCTGCACAGCACAGGCCTGCACATatgcatgtctctctctctctctctctctctctctctctctctctctctctctctctctctctctctcaagcatgcacacactcacacacacagaccaaaaaaaataaaataattttataatattatgttgtatatttataaagcattttttaaCTTCTCAAAACTCCTTTAACTCCTTTTAAAGCAATATCTAATCTAATCTTTTCAATGGAACAATGGGACAACCGTGCTGGGTATTAACGAATAAGACATTAAAAATCCAAGAGAATACCATGCAGACCAGATGCTTGGATAACAAACTGGAGGAATTGGAAGGATCTTCACTGACAATTCCATTTGAAATTATGATAAGGAGACTAAGGCACAGAGAGTTTAAATGGCTTGttcatattcaaatatataatggAAAGTTGGAATTAAAACTAATTCTGATGTTGGTTTGCTTCATCAAAAGCTTACTCAAATTTGCTTTAGATTAGTGCTCTGATTATGTCCAAATTTATTTCACCCTGAGTTATGTTAAATCATGTGGCATTTGACAGAAGCCTGCCATTCTTATAGTAATcacaattttttctttctttttccttgtttgcTATCTTTAAAACTTCATTGGTGTCTACAGTATTTCACCAATGTGTTTCATTTCAGTGTTAACTGCAACACAAGTGGTGATAATTATGTTCCAAAGTTTAGAAAATTACGCACAAATTATCAATTACGCAAATGCTGCAACAGTTACATGCCTCATCAAGAGAAATTATGCAAACTCTGGGAGAATGACAATTTTACATAAGATGTTTATACTTATTATATTTCCTAAATTGTTGTGGATAACTTACAATAACTTTATCAAAATATTATACCTTTTTATAGCCCAGATGAAATTTTGTGATCAGAGATCTTTCTCAATTGTTGTAAATATGACATCCACATGTCAATCTGAGATGTAGGTGTGAAGTATGCAAAATTTCAAACTCAGCATAACAGACTGCACACCTTACATTTTCCCCAGATCTGTTTTCACCTTAATACTTATTGTGTTGGTTAGCACTATCTATCTGAGTTAGACAGTTGGGGTCAGTTGTGATGTTTTCCTCTTCTTTGCACACCCATCCACCACCATAACCATATGTCACATAGTACCATTGACTTATCTGTGAAGTGATTCTGGAATCtgtcctctgtgtttccttttaacTTAAGTTCTAAGTCACACAATAGGAAAGGATCATGCTAGCTTTGAGAGACTGGATTTTAGTGTTTGAAATACACTCCTCTTGAATTTGTTCTAGCGTTTTTGTTCCAGTGCACTTGGCTTAATGAAACCAACTTTTACAAGTACCTGAATTGTATGCTTGGTAATTTTCTGGGTTATAGAGGGTACAAAGATAACTTTGAAACATGGTTGAAGGGGTTGAAGCCCTGAAGGAGGATATAGGCTGAGATAAATAATCACAatatatataaaagcaaaatagaaacaTGTCTATTATGGATGTAATTTGTCTATAAAGAGTTCATTTAAACATGGATGGTTTAGaagcattttctctcttttttttcagggTTTGTTGATTAAACTtggggtttcatgcatgctaagcaaatacCCTACCATTGGGTTACATCCCTAGTCCTTGAATTCAATTTCAGATACTTGGAGTAAGACTAATGctgaaaaaggaaaatgtgaaaaGTCATCAAGCTGGGTTCCTGGTAAGATATCACTctagatttatgtgtatgtgtgagtttcAGAGAATAGAGGAGAATTTCAGGTGTCCTGTTCTAGcactttctgtcttattttcttgTTGAACCTGGAGTAAGGCTGGTGGCCTGAAACCACAACGATTCTCCTTTCTCCATCCTCCACAGTTCtgtggttaaaggcatgtgtggctttttactgttttcttcttaTAAGTAATAACAATGTACTTTACTTTGAAAATTACTAAGAAAATAGATATTAACTCTTCTCAACACATATTAATTAGTCCAACTAAGACATTCCACAATGTACATGTATATTAAAACATAGGTTACGATAAATGTGTACAAATTTTACTTTTCACCTGAGCAAAATTTCAACCTGAAAAATTAACTGAAGCATACAAATAttctcttttttaactttttattgattcttggtgaatttcacattatgcatcctgatcccattcatctccctgccCCTTTGTATCTGTCCTCTGCTCTTGCAACcgtcccccaaaataaaataaaatttaaaagaaaaacaaaggaaaaaagaaaaaaaaaagccttggcATGGAagctgagtcacacagtataccctttagtccatatatctttacttgcaagtgttcattgcaatgagtcattggtctggttcaaggcctctggcttctgctacacccttGATACTGAGCCCTCGTTGGGACTCCtgtggatatcctgttgttgtcctgtgtcatgcagatcctgtagctttgggtctgcagatCTGGTCCTTTTATATGCTCTAGCAGTTCATAGTTGGATGTCaggatgggccaactcatagccctagttctgggcctgggtggtagctgggttggtcaatgtgccagtatggtgatattttattttgtactaaaatgttatttgtatgttaataaataaagttgcccagggggtcagagctattagcaagccataggaaagccgagcggtagtggcacacgcttttaatcccagcacttggtaggaagagatctctgtgtgttcagggatacagccagcattggatacacatgcctttaatctcaataccaaccatagaagacctggaggtctatacagacaggcagtgacgaggcggtcatgtggttgggtttacaaccaatgagaaggcagaaccgaaagtctttataaagactttaacataggaagtagctcttttttggagaggtaggaccaccgcaggaggaagggtaaggttttagctcttagctctgacttcttggctttcttctttgcattggttctgtgtttcttatttaataagacggttggttacatctacatgccagctttccctcatcatggccaccagggcaagctctccagcactgccccagctagcCTACCCAACGTATCaggcagcaaggggcagggccagtactccctgctctcatgccctcagggctggctcatctGTGCAAACTCTCCACCGCTCCAACAGGGTAATCTCTAGTGTGCTGACCAGGCAAGGTGCAAGGCCCACTCTTCTGAATGCTGcagccagtgaagggcagggtcagttctcccattCTTGTGACCTCAGGACCTGCATTCCTGCCTGTAGTAGGTGGCAAGGGGCGAGGGGTCATCTCTCCCTTGCCCATGACACCATGTGACAGACAGCTagtggggctagctctcccactctcatgccttcagggctggctcacctgcaccctTGCCAAccgggtcagctctactgtgctgctcagatgaggtgcagggcctgctctcctgagtgctgcaaccagtgaggggcaggaccagttctccctagtgctgcaaccagtgaggggcagggccaaccCTGTATAGCCCTATCCTTACTGTCTTTGGTGATAAcaagagccacagacatcaacacagactgagGCTGTGGTGTGGCCACAGACCCAggcatggcccttggcagcagcccaggcccagaggaCACtctggcctcaggtggcagcatagGACACCCAGATCTGTATGGTCAGCTGCAGCATGGGCCTTGGACACTAACATGGCCCTAGTTGGCAGCCCAGACCCCAGATGTCCCTGTGGCTCTTGGTGGTGACGtaggccatggatatcaacatggACCCTAACTGTGGTTGGACCACAGATCCAGACACAGTCCTTGTCAGTAACCTGGGCCtgaatgtcaccatggccctggttGGCAGTGTAGGTCACTCATAGCAGCCTAGACCCAGAGGCTGTGTGGCCCTCGAACACCAACATGGCCTTAGGTAGTGGCCTAGATCCCAGGCATCCACATGGCCCTCAATGGCAACAGGAGCCTCAGACATCAATGTAGTCCttggccacagacccagaaatgGCTCTGGCCACAGCTTGGCCTGACGGACACCATGACTCCTGTCAGTAGAGCATATTATTCATGTCTATATGGCCCTGGCAGTGGCATGGCCATTGGACaacaacatggccacaggtggtggcccagatccTAGGTATCTATGTGGCCTTTGGTAGCAACATCGGCTatggatgtcaacacagacccagacttcagtaggaccacagacccaaacatagtccttggcagcagcccatgCCCAAATACCATCATGGCCCTACCTGGCATTGCAGGTCAcccagattggcatggccccagtggcaccGTGGCACTTGAGTGCCAATATGTCCCCAAGTAGCAGCCTAGACCCTGAACATCCGCTTGGCCTTCTATGGTAACGGGAAccacggacatcaacacagatcctggcTTTGGTAGggccatggactcagacatggtcTGCAGTGTCATTAGCAGTCTGGCCCAGACATCACTATGGACCCAGGTAGCAGCACAGGCCTCCAAGATTGGCATGGCTCCTGTGGGGGCACATCCTCTGGATAACAGCATGGTCAGAGGTAGCAGCCCAGCCTCCCTGGCATCCGCAGGGCCCTTGGTGATAACAGGAGCCatagacatcaatacagaccGCCACGTCTGAGTCAGGGATGTGGGTCTGAgttagacccagacatggcccctagCAGCAGCCCACGGGCAGCCGGACATCACCATGGTCCTGGATGGCAAGCAGACCACCCATGTCAGCCAGTCCCTCACTGCCATCGACTCCCCAGATCCACCTCTCCCCTCAGCACATGAACAGTTCCGTCTCTCTCTCCCGTTTCTCCAGCACATACTCACCTACCACAATGGTGCCCAACCATGCGGTGCCAGAGGCACTGGGCAGGCTCATGGCTGATTTCTGCCAGCCCAGGGCAAGTGTCCAGGGACGAAGCTGTAGGTGTCCTCCTTGCATCTGGGCCTCATGGCACCAGGCAGCTCtggctttttacttttatttgctgGGCTTTTGCTCTACCTCTCAGGTTCTTAACATCTATAAAAGTAATATAGAAACAAGAAAAGCTACAACTGAGCTTTAAAAGGAGAAACAAACTGTCTGCATAGAGCATGAACAGAGATATAAAATGAGGAGGACAGAAAGGCTGACTGGGGAGGTTCTGGGTCTGGAAACAGACAGCGACCCTGCAGGTTAAAAGGAATTAAGTGAAGTCTTTGATAA encodes:
- the LOC131898842 gene encoding heterogeneous nuclear ribonucleoproteins A2/B1-like isoform X1, producing MEREKEQFRKLFIGGLTFETTEESLRNYYEQWGKLTDCVVMRDPASKRSRGFGFVTFSSMAEVDAAMAARPHAIDGRVVEPKRAVAREESGKPGAHVTVKKLFVGGIKEDTEEHHLRDYFEEYGKIDTIEIITDRQSGKKRGFGFVTFDDHDPVDKIVLQKYHTINGHNAEVRKALSRQEMQEVQSSRSGRGGNFGFGDSRGGGGNFGPGPGSNFRGGSDGYGSGRGFGDGYNGYGGGPGGGNFGGSPGYGGGRGGYGGGGPGYGNQGGGYGGGYDNYGGGNYGSGNYNDFGNYNQQPSNYGPKKSGNFGGSRNMGGPYGGGNYGPGGSGGSGGYGGRSRY
- the LOC131898842 gene encoding heterogeneous nuclear ribonucleoproteins A2/B1-like isoform X2 encodes the protein MEREKEQFRKLFIGGLTFETTEESLRNYYEQWGKLTDCVVMRDPASKRSRGFGFVTFSSMAEVDAAMAARPHAIDGRVVEPKRAVAREESGKPGAHVTVKKLFVGGIKEDTEEHHLRDYFEEYGKIDTIEIITDRQSGKKRGFGFVTFDDHDPVDKIVLQKYHTINGHNAEVRKALSRQEMQEVQSSRSGRGGNFGFGDSRGGGGNFGPGPGSNFRGGSDGYGSGRGFGDGYNGYGGGPGGNYGSGNYNDFGNYNQQPSNYGPKKSGNFGGSRNMGGPYGGGNYGPGGSGGSGGYGGRSRY